A stretch of Tigriopus californicus strain San Diego chromosome 11, Tcal_SD_v2.1, whole genome shotgun sequence DNA encodes these proteins:
- the LOC131889913 gene encoding venom allergen 5-like encodes MNPSITLSLFLITSVSARIFIDERNASPLSLGNSPSANWYLSREDMCGKYGGSHDMCLPEKGKACGDNAQNNIGFTAAEQADILKFHNEYRRKIAKGLETGAKVTIPPAANMRALKWNDNLATVAQRWADQCEFKHDKMSNRLAPPFDTVGQNIFIAMSSKDTDEVPTKRGIDGWYSEVKDFASDVGSFSFTHETGHFTQLIWGDTAEVGCGYTKWLDGADYTKMVVCNYGESGNWKGEPMYKQGDPCSKCPSGTNCDDGICA; translated from the exons ATGAATCCTTCAATAACCCTCTCGTTGTTTCTGATCACTTCCGTGTCAGCGCGGATCTTCATTGATG AACGCAATGCTAGCCCACTCAGCCTTGGAAACTCTCCGTCTGCCAATTGGTACCTATCCCGTGAAGACATGTGTGGCAAATATGGGGGAAGCCACGACATGTGCTTGCCAGAGAAGGGGAAGGCTTGCGGCGACAATGCCCAAAACAACATTGGCTTTACAGCTGCGGAACAGGCGgatattttgaaattccaCAACGAATATCGAAGAAAG ATTGCTAAGGGTCTGGAGACTGGCGCCAAGGTGACTATTCCGCCAGCGGCGAACATGAGAGCCTTGAAATGGAATGATAATCTTGCCACAGTGGCGCAACGTTGGGCGGATCAATGCGAGTTCAAACATGACAAGATGTCAAATAG GTTGGCCCCGCCTTTTGATACTGTTGGACAGAACATATTTATTGCCATGAGTTCCAAGGACACGGACGAAGTTCCAACCAAACGAGGCATTGATGGGTGGTATTCCGAGGTCAAAGACTTTGCCTCTGACGTGGGTTCCTTTTCGTTTACTCACGAGACTGGCCACTTTACCCAACTAATCTGGGGCGACACCGCAGAG GTTGGTTGCGGATATACAAAATGGCTAGATGGTGCTGATTATACGAAGATGGTCGTTTGCAACTACGGAGAGTCTGGCAATTGGAAGGGCGAACCAATGTACAAACAAGGAGACCCTTGCTCTAAATGTCCGTCGGGCACCAATTGTGATGATGGAATTTGTGCctaa